A window from Nocardioides mesophilus encodes these proteins:
- a CDS encoding saccharopine dehydrogenase family protein, whose protein sequence is MRILLVGAGGVGSAFVAIAARRDFFEHVVVADYDLARAERAVDAQGGDVRFRAARVDASSADSVAALVREHGCTHVMNAVDPRFVMPIFEGAFAAGADYLDMAMSLSRPHPEAPYSRVGVKLGDEQFAVAGEWEAAGRLALCGIGVEPGLSDVFARYAADHLFAEIDELGVRDGANLSVDGYEFAPSFSIWTTIEECLNPPVVWEADRADTDGGWFTTEPFSEPEVFDFPEGIGPVECVNVEHEEVLLMPRWVEAKRVTFKYGLGDEFIDVLKTLHKLGLDRTDKVRVGGVEVSPRDVVAACLPDPAGLGDRMRGKTCAGLWVSGTGKDGEPRSTYLYHVVDNEWSMREYGHQCVVWQTAVNPVVALELLANGTWTGSGVLGPEAFDARPFLDLLTAYGSPWGTQELPVS, encoded by the coding sequence GTGAGGATCCTGCTGGTCGGGGCCGGCGGCGTCGGCTCCGCGTTCGTCGCGATCGCGGCGCGCCGCGACTTCTTCGAGCACGTCGTCGTGGCCGACTACGACCTCGCCCGCGCCGAGCGGGCGGTGGACGCGCAGGGCGGGGACGTCCGGTTCCGGGCCGCCCGGGTCGACGCGTCCTCGGCCGACTCGGTCGCCGCGCTGGTGCGCGAGCACGGCTGCACGCACGTCATGAACGCGGTCGACCCACGGTTCGTCATGCCGATCTTCGAGGGTGCGTTCGCGGCCGGGGCGGACTACCTCGACATGGCGATGAGCCTGTCCCGGCCGCACCCGGAGGCGCCGTACTCCCGGGTCGGGGTCAAGCTCGGCGACGAGCAGTTCGCCGTGGCGGGGGAGTGGGAGGCGGCCGGGCGGCTCGCGCTGTGCGGCATCGGCGTGGAGCCGGGGCTCTCCGACGTGTTCGCGCGCTACGCCGCCGACCACCTCTTCGCGGAGATCGACGAGCTGGGGGTGCGGGACGGGGCGAACCTGAGCGTCGACGGCTACGAGTTCGCGCCCTCGTTCTCCATCTGGACGACGATCGAGGAGTGCCTGAACCCGCCGGTGGTGTGGGAGGCGGACCGGGCGGACACGGACGGCGGATGGTTCACCACCGAGCCGTTCAGCGAGCCGGAGGTCTTCGACTTCCCCGAGGGCATCGGCCCGGTGGAGTGCGTCAACGTCGAGCACGAGGAGGTGCTCCTGATGCCGCGCTGGGTCGAGGCGAAGCGGGTGACCTTCAAGTACGGCCTGGGTGACGAGTTCATCGACGTGCTCAAGACGCTGCACAAGCTGGGCCTGGACCGCACCGACAAGGTCCGGGTCGGTGGGGTCGAGGTGTCGCCGCGCGACGTCGTCGCGGCGTGCCTGCCGGACCCGGCCGGCCTCGGCGACCGGATGCGCGGCAAGACCTGCGCCGGTCTCTGGGTGAGCGGCACCGGCAAGGACGGCGAGCCGCGCTCGACGTACCTCTACCACGTGGTCGACAACGAGTGGTCGATGCGGGAGTACGGCCACCAGTGCGTGGTCTGGCAGACCGCGGTGAACCCGGTGGTGGCGCTGGAGCTGCTCGCGAACGGCACCTGGACGGGGAGCGGGGTGCTGGGTCCGGAGGCGTTCGACGCGCGGCCGTTCCTGGACCTGCTCACCGCCTACGGCTCGCCGTGGGGGACGCAGGAGCTGCCGGTCAGCTGA
- the gabT gene encoding 4-aminobutyrate--2-oxoglutarate transaminase, whose amino-acid sequence MTHEAATGGAGGPGLPQERRLVTAVPGPRSLEKFARRQQLVAAGVGTTLPVFVERAGGGVLVDADGNSLIDLASGIAVTGVGNAAPEVVERVVAQTAAFTHTCFMVTPYDGYVDVCAKLAELTPGTHAKKSALFNSGAEAVENAVKIARAATGRTAVAVFDHAYHGRTNLTMAMTSKNMPYKQGFGPFANEVYRAPMSYPFREPAEIDGVGAADRAIDLLEKQVGAANLACIVIEPIQGEGGFVVPADGFLPRLKEWTSANGIVFVADEIQTGFCRTGDWFAVDHEGVVPDLLTLAKGIAGGFPLAAVTGTAEIMDAVHAGGLGGTYGGNPVACAAALGAMEAMETHDLSAAARRLGAVMTHRLDGLAKAHPCIGDVRGRGAMVAVEIVGADGRLPDPVRAGALSAYCHSQGVVTLTCGTYGNVLRFLPPLVMPDALLEEAFDVLAEAFEATA is encoded by the coding sequence ATGACGCATGAGGCCGCCACCGGCGGCGCCGGAGGGCCGGGACTGCCCCAGGAGCGCCGCCTCGTCACCGCCGTACCGGGGCCCCGTTCCCTGGAGAAGTTCGCCCGCCGCCAGCAGCTGGTGGCCGCCGGGGTCGGGACCACGCTGCCGGTGTTCGTCGAGCGCGCGGGAGGGGGCGTGCTCGTCGACGCCGACGGCAACTCGCTGATCGACCTGGCCTCCGGCATCGCGGTGACCGGCGTGGGCAACGCCGCTCCCGAGGTCGTCGAGCGGGTGGTGGCCCAGACCGCGGCCTTCACGCACACCTGCTTCATGGTCACCCCCTACGACGGCTACGTCGACGTCTGCGCGAAGCTCGCCGAGCTCACCCCCGGCACCCACGCGAAGAAGTCGGCGCTGTTCAACTCCGGCGCCGAGGCGGTCGAGAACGCCGTCAAGATCGCCCGCGCGGCCACCGGCCGGACCGCTGTCGCGGTGTTCGACCACGCCTACCACGGTCGCACCAACCTCACGATGGCGATGACCTCGAAGAACATGCCCTACAAGCAGGGCTTCGGGCCGTTCGCCAACGAGGTCTACCGGGCACCGATGTCCTACCCCTTCCGCGAGCCCGCGGAGATCGACGGCGTCGGCGCGGCGGACCGGGCCATCGACCTGCTCGAGAAGCAGGTCGGTGCCGCCAACCTGGCCTGCATCGTCATCGAGCCGATCCAGGGCGAGGGCGGCTTCGTGGTCCCCGCCGACGGCTTCCTGCCGCGGCTCAAGGAGTGGACCTCCGCCAACGGCATCGTCTTCGTCGCCGACGAGATCCAGACCGGCTTCTGCCGCACCGGCGACTGGTTCGCCGTCGACCACGAGGGCGTGGTCCCCGACCTCCTCACCCTCGCCAAGGGCATCGCCGGCGGCTTCCCGCTGGCCGCGGTCACCGGCACCGCGGAGATCATGGACGCCGTGCACGCGGGCGGCCTGGGCGGCACGTACGGCGGCAACCCGGTGGCCTGCGCCGCGGCGCTCGGCGCGATGGAGGCGATGGAGACCCACGACCTCTCCGCCGCCGCCCGCCGCCTCGGCGCGGTGATGACCCACAGACTCGACGGCCTGGCGAAGGCACACCCCTGCATCGGGGACGTCCGGGGCCGGGGGGCCATGGTGGCCGTCGAGATCGTCGGCGCGGACGGGCGACTCCCTGACCCCGTTCGTGCCGGCGCGCTCTCCGCCTACTGCCACAGCCAGGGCGTGGTCACGCTGACCTGCGGCACCTACGGCAACGTGCTGCGCTTCCTGCCGCCGCTGGTGATGCCCGACGCCTTGCTCGAGGAGGCCTTCGACGTGCTCGCCGAGGCGTTCGAGGCCACCGCCTGA
- the dxr gene encoding 1-deoxy-D-xylulose-5-phosphate reductoisomerase produces the protein MSVPRRDVVILGSTGSIGTQALELVRAHPDRFRVVGLTAGGSDPDAFGRQVQEFAPRFAELGEEASCAAAALECDVVLNGISGAVGLRPTMAALEAGNTLALANKESLIIGGLVVLSRAKPGQIVPVDSEHSALAQCLRAGRRDEVRRLVLTASGGPFRGRSRDELHDVTPQQALAHPTWAMGPLVTVNSATLVNKGLEVIEAHLLFDIPFERIDVVVHPTSVVHSMVEFHDGSTMAQASPPSMMLPIALGLGWPERLPDAAPGMDWSRPETWQFFPLDDEAFPAVRLARRAGEAGGTAPAVYNGANEVCVQAFLDGEIRFTDIVPTVERVLLRAAERDDVPSNLTDLTVDDVLEADAWARSEAGALR, from the coding sequence ATGTCTGTGCCTCGACGAGACGTCGTCATCCTCGGCTCCACGGGGTCCATCGGGACCCAGGCGCTGGAGCTGGTCCGCGCGCACCCCGACCGGTTCCGCGTCGTCGGGCTCACCGCGGGCGGCTCGGATCCCGACGCGTTCGGGCGTCAGGTGCAGGAGTTCGCGCCGCGCTTCGCCGAGCTCGGCGAGGAGGCCTCGTGCGCGGCCGCCGCCCTGGAGTGCGACGTGGTGCTCAACGGCATCAGCGGCGCGGTCGGGCTGCGACCGACGATGGCGGCCCTGGAGGCCGGCAACACGCTGGCGCTGGCGAACAAGGAGTCGCTGATCATCGGCGGGCTGGTGGTGCTCTCCCGCGCGAAGCCCGGGCAGATCGTTCCCGTCGACTCCGAGCACAGCGCGCTGGCCCAGTGCCTGCGCGCCGGTCGTCGCGACGAGGTACGCCGGCTCGTGCTGACCGCCAGCGGCGGGCCGTTCCGGGGCCGCAGCCGCGACGAGCTGCACGACGTGACGCCGCAGCAGGCGCTGGCCCACCCCACCTGGGCGATGGGCCCGTTGGTCACCGTCAACTCCGCCACCCTGGTCAACAAGGGGCTGGAGGTGATCGAGGCACACCTGCTCTTCGACATCCCCTTCGAGCGGATCGACGTCGTGGTGCACCCGACCTCGGTGGTGCACTCGATGGTGGAGTTCCACGACGGCTCGACGATGGCGCAGGCGTCGCCGCCCTCCATGATGCTGCCGATCGCGCTGGGGCTGGGCTGGCCGGAGCGGCTCCCGGACGCGGCGCCCGGGATGGACTGGAGCCGGCCGGAGACCTGGCAGTTCTTCCCGCTCGACGACGAGGCCTTCCCGGCGGTCCGGCTGGCCCGTCGGGCGGGCGAGGCCGGCGGCACGGCCCCCGCGGTCTACAACGGCGCCAACGAGGTGTGCGTCCAGGCGTTCCTCGACGGTGAGATCCGGTTCACCGACATCGTGCCGACGGTCGAGCGGGTTCTGCTTCGTGCCGCCGAGCGCGACGACGTACCCTCGAACCTGACGGACCTGACCGTCGACGACGTCCTCGAGGCCGACGCCTGGGCCCGCTCCGAGGCCGGCGCACTCCGATGA
- a CDS encoding M50 family metallopeptidase, producing the protein MLTVLAYTLGVLLFVLGVAASIGLHEIGHLVPAKKFGVKVTQYFVGFGRTVWSTRRGETEYGVKAIPLGGYVKLVGMLPPEPGQADTGRLRKSNTGMFTQLISDARASEYELVEDGDHDRLFYKLPWWKKVIVMAGGPTVNLVLAFLLFGAVFMIHGAQQTTTTIDTVSDCVIAATPQNVSQAQRACTDQDPVAPAKKAGLRQGDQVVSFNGTPVTSWDQFSSLIRANDNGAATIVVERDGQQVTTTTNTTVSARPGEGDPAKIVQAGFLGVVPKVVLERQGPVFVITTMGDYTWETVKALGQLPVKLWGVGRAALGLQERAQDSPMSVVGASRVAGEVASTDGIPAANKFFGLLTLLGGINLFVGMFNFVPLLPLDGGHIAGALYEAARRGLARLFRRPDPGYFDTAKLLPVAYVMASVILVMSVVLIYADIVAPVRLG; encoded by the coding sequence ATGCTGACGGTGCTCGCCTACACGCTCGGCGTGCTGCTGTTCGTGCTCGGTGTGGCCGCCTCCATCGGTCTGCACGAGATCGGCCACCTGGTGCCGGCCAAGAAGTTCGGCGTGAAGGTGACGCAGTACTTCGTCGGCTTCGGCAGGACGGTGTGGTCGACGCGGCGCGGCGAGACCGAGTACGGCGTCAAGGCGATCCCGCTGGGCGGCTACGTCAAGCTCGTCGGGATGCTGCCGCCCGAGCCGGGCCAGGCCGACACCGGCCGGCTGCGCAAGTCCAACACCGGGATGTTCACCCAGCTGATCTCCGACGCCCGCGCCTCGGAGTACGAGCTCGTCGAGGACGGCGACCACGACCGGCTGTTCTACAAGCTGCCGTGGTGGAAGAAGGTCATCGTGATGGCCGGCGGCCCGACGGTGAACCTGGTGCTGGCCTTCCTGCTCTTCGGCGCGGTCTTCATGATCCACGGCGCGCAGCAGACGACCACCACGATCGACACCGTCTCCGACTGCGTCATCGCGGCGACCCCGCAGAACGTCAGCCAGGCCCAGCGCGCCTGCACCGACCAGGACCCGGTGGCCCCCGCGAAGAAGGCGGGGCTGCGGCAGGGGGACCAGGTGGTCTCCTTCAACGGCACCCCGGTGACCTCGTGGGACCAGTTCAGCTCGCTGATCCGCGCCAACGACAACGGCGCGGCCACCATCGTCGTCGAGCGGGACGGCCAGCAGGTCACCACGACCACGAACACCACGGTCTCCGCCCGCCCGGGTGAGGGCGACCCCGCCAAGATCGTGCAGGCGGGGTTCCTCGGCGTGGTGCCGAAGGTCGTCCTCGAGCGCCAGGGACCGGTCTTCGTCATCACGACCATGGGCGACTACACCTGGGAGACGGTGAAGGCGCTCGGCCAGCTGCCGGTGAAGCTGTGGGGAGTCGGTCGGGCGGCGCTCGGTCTCCAGGAGCGGGCGCAGGACAGCCCGATGAGCGTGGTCGGCGCCAGCCGGGTGGCCGGTGAGGTGGCCTCGACGGACGGCATCCCGGCGGCCAACAAGTTCTTCGGGCTGCTCACCCTGCTCGGCGGCATCAACCTGTTCGTCGGCATGTTCAACTTCGTGCCGCTGCTGCCCCTCGACGGCGGCCACATCGCCGGGGCGCTCTACGAGGCCGCCCGCCGCGGCCTCGCCCGGTTGTTCCGGCGCCCCGACCCCGGCTACTTCGACACCGCCAAGCTGCTGCCGGTGGCCTACGTGATGGCGAGCGTCATCCTGGTGATGAGCGTCGTGCTGATCTACGCCGACATCGTCGCCCCGGTCCGGCTCGGCTAG
- the ispG gene encoding flavodoxin-dependent (E)-4-hydroxy-3-methylbut-2-enyl-diphosphate synthase, which produces MTSIDLGMPAAPPPVLAPRRKSRQIKVGKVLVGGDAPISVQSMTTTLTSDVNTTLQQIAELTASGCDIVRVACPSQDDADALAEIAQHSQIPVIADIHFQPKYVYAAIDAGCAAVRVNPGNIRKFDDQVKQIAAAAKDRGTSIRIGVNAGSLDPRLLEKYGKATPEALVESAVWEASLFEEHDFHDFKISVKHNDPVVMVQTYEMLAERGDWPLHLGVTEAGPAFQGTIKSSVAFGALLSRGIGDTIRVSLSAPPVEEVKVGLQILESLNLRPRRLEIVSCPSCGRAQVDVYKLADEVTAGLEGLEVPLRVAVMGCVVNGPGEAREADLGVASGNGKGQIFVKGEVIKTVPESKIVETLIEEAMRLAEAMGEPVDGQGGGATVSVS; this is translated from the coding sequence ATGACCTCGATCGACCTGGGGATGCCAGCCGCACCGCCTCCGGTGCTGGCGCCGCGGCGCAAGAGCCGCCAGATCAAGGTCGGCAAGGTGCTGGTCGGCGGCGACGCCCCGATCTCGGTGCAGTCGATGACCACCACGCTGACCTCGGACGTGAACACGACGCTGCAGCAGATCGCCGAGCTCACCGCCTCAGGTTGCGACATCGTCCGGGTCGCCTGCCCGTCGCAGGACGACGCGGACGCCCTCGCCGAGATCGCGCAGCACTCCCAGATCCCGGTGATCGCCGACATCCACTTCCAGCCGAAGTACGTCTACGCCGCGATCGACGCCGGTTGCGCCGCCGTCCGCGTGAACCCCGGCAACATCCGCAAGTTCGACGACCAGGTCAAGCAGATCGCCGCGGCCGCCAAGGATCGCGGCACCTCGATCCGGATCGGCGTCAACGCCGGCTCCCTGGACCCGCGGCTGCTGGAGAAGTACGGCAAGGCGACCCCGGAGGCCCTCGTGGAGTCCGCGGTGTGGGAGGCGTCGCTGTTCGAGGAGCACGACTTCCACGACTTCAAGATCTCGGTCAAGCACAACGACCCGGTGGTGATGGTGCAGACCTACGAGATGCTCGCCGAGCGCGGCGACTGGCCGCTGCACCTCGGCGTCACCGAGGCGGGCCCGGCGTTCCAGGGCACGATCAAGTCCTCGGTCGCCTTCGGCGCGCTGCTGTCGCGGGGCATCGGGGACACGATCCGGGTCTCGCTCTCGGCTCCTCCGGTGGAGGAGGTCAAGGTCGGCCTGCAGATCCTGGAGTCGCTGAACCTGCGCCCGCGCCGGCTCGAGATCGTCTCCTGCCCCTCGTGCGGGCGCGCCCAGGTCGACGTCTACAAGCTCGCCGACGAGGTGACCGCGGGGCTCGAGGGCCTCGAGGTGCCGCTGCGCGTGGCCGTCATGGGCTGCGTGGTGAACGGTCCCGGGGAGGCCCGCGAGGCGGACCTCGGCGTGGCCTCCGGCAACGGCAAGGGCCAGATCTTCGTCAAGGGCGAGGTGATCAAGACCGTGCCGGAGTCGAAGATCGTGGAGACCCTGATCGAGGAGGCCATGCGGCTCGCCGAGGCGATGGGGGAGCCGGTCGACGGCCAGGGCGGTGGGGCCACGGTCTCGGTCAGCTGA
- a CDS encoding DUF4081 domain-containing GNAT family N-acetyltransferase has translation MLRTLDGLRLLGPSDLPAMLELTARDPVVNVFAEYRSRLTRLDPRWLGGEVWGYYQDGELVSACHSAANLVPVEATPAAVEAFALRAGEQSRRCATIVGPAADVEAMWRMLEPVWGPAREHRPRQFHMQIEGPAAIPPDAAVRRTTSDDLDALYPACVAMYTEEVGVSPELGGGANLYRARVAQLISKGWSFARLDEGRVVFKAEIAAATPHACQIQGVYVAPDRRGQGLAAAGMAAVAEIARREVAPVVSLYTNDFNVAAWRAYERAGFTTTGLFSTIMF, from the coding sequence GTGCTCCGGACCCTCGACGGCCTACGGCTGCTCGGCCCCTCCGACCTCCCCGCGATGTTGGAGCTGACGGCGCGCGACCCGGTCGTCAACGTCTTCGCTGAGTACCGCTCCCGGCTGACCCGGCTGGACCCCCGCTGGCTCGGCGGTGAGGTGTGGGGCTACTACCAGGACGGCGAGCTGGTCTCGGCGTGCCACTCCGCCGCCAACCTGGTCCCGGTCGAGGCCACCCCGGCGGCGGTCGAGGCGTTCGCGCTGCGCGCCGGCGAGCAATCGCGGCGCTGCGCGACGATCGTCGGCCCCGCCGCGGACGTCGAGGCGATGTGGCGGATGCTCGAGCCGGTCTGGGGCCCTGCGCGGGAGCACCGGCCGCGGCAGTTCCACATGCAGATCGAGGGCCCGGCGGCGATCCCGCCCGACGCCGCCGTACGCCGGACCACCTCCGACGACCTCGACGCCCTCTACCCGGCCTGCGTGGCGATGTACACCGAGGAGGTCGGGGTCTCCCCGGAGCTGGGCGGCGGGGCCAACCTCTACCGCGCCCGCGTCGCGCAGCTGATCTCCAAGGGCTGGTCGTTCGCCCGGCTCGACGAGGGGCGCGTGGTGTTCAAGGCGGAGATCGCCGCCGCGACTCCTCACGCCTGCCAGATCCAGGGCGTGTACGTCGCACCCGACCGGCGCGGGCAGGGGCTCGCCGCCGCCGGGATGGCCGCGGTCGCCGAGATCGCCCGGCGCGAGGTGGCTCCGGTGGTCTCGCTCTACACCAACGACTTCAACGTCGCGGCCTGGCGGGCCTACGAGCGCGCCGGCTTCACCACGACCGGGCTGTTCAGCACGATCATGTTCTGA
- a CDS encoding proline--tRNA ligase codes for MILRMSSLFLRTLRDDPVDAEVPSHRLLVRAGYIRRAAPGIYSWLPLGLRVLRRIEGIVREEMDAMGAQELQFPALLPREPYEASGRWTEYGDGIFRLKDRKGGDYLLGPTHEELFTLVVKDLYSSYKDLPVWLYQIQTKYRDEARPRAGLLRGREFIMKDSYSFDSSDEGLDKSYAAHRQAYVKIFDRLGFDYVIVKATAGAMGGSKSEEFLATAANGEDTYVRCSNCDYAANVEAVQVRAPQPRAYDDVPAAHAERTPGTPTIGTLVDHLNEKFPREDRPWHAGDTLKNVLVVLRHPDGTREPVAIGLPGDREVDEKRLGGQLEPIEVEAFDEKDFAANPHLVKGYIGPGVLGEKNPSGIRYLVDPRIVEGTRWVTGADVDGSHVIDLVAGRDFTPDGTIEAAEVRDGDPCPRCEGTLESARGIEMGHIFQLGRKYAEALDLRVLDENGKLVTVTMGSYGIGVSRAVAAIAENTHDDLGLVWPREVAPADVHLVATGKDEAVYEAARTLADELHARGLTVLYDDRPKVSPGVKFKDAELIGVPTIVVVGKGLADGVVEVKDRASGERENVAVDAAADRLREVARG; via the coding sequence ATGATCCTGCGGATGTCCAGCCTGTTCCTGCGCACGCTCCGCGACGATCCGGTGGACGCGGAGGTGCCGAGCCACCGGCTGCTCGTCCGTGCCGGCTACATCCGCCGTGCCGCTCCGGGCATCTACTCGTGGCTGCCGCTCGGGCTGCGGGTGCTGCGCCGGATCGAGGGCATCGTGCGCGAGGAGATGGACGCCATGGGCGCCCAGGAGCTCCAGTTCCCCGCGTTGCTGCCGCGCGAGCCCTACGAGGCCAGCGGCCGCTGGACCGAGTACGGCGACGGCATCTTCCGCCTCAAGGACCGCAAGGGCGGCGACTACCTGCTCGGCCCCACCCACGAGGAGCTCTTCACGCTGGTGGTGAAGGACCTCTACTCCTCCTACAAGGACCTTCCGGTCTGGCTCTACCAGATCCAGACCAAGTACCGCGACGAGGCGCGCCCCCGGGCCGGCCTGCTGCGCGGCCGCGAGTTCATCATGAAGGACTCCTACTCCTTCGACAGCTCCGACGAGGGTCTGGACAAGTCCTACGCGGCGCACCGTCAGGCCTATGTCAAGATCTTCGACCGGCTCGGCTTCGACTACGTGATCGTGAAGGCGACCGCCGGAGCGATGGGCGGCTCGAAGTCCGAGGAGTTCCTCGCCACCGCCGCCAACGGCGAGGACACCTACGTCCGCTGCAGCAACTGCGACTACGCCGCCAACGTCGAGGCGGTGCAGGTCCGGGCGCCCCAGCCCCGGGCGTACGACGACGTGCCGGCCGCGCACGCCGAGCGCACGCCGGGGACGCCCACCATCGGCACCCTGGTCGACCACCTCAACGAGAAGTTCCCCCGCGAGGACCGCCCCTGGCACGCCGGCGACACCCTGAAGAACGTGCTCGTCGTGCTCCGGCACCCCGACGGCACCCGCGAGCCGGTCGCGATCGGCCTGCCCGGTGACCGCGAGGTCGACGAGAAGCGGCTCGGCGGCCAGCTCGAGCCGATCGAGGTGGAGGCCTTCGACGAGAAGGACTTCGCGGCCAACCCTCACCTGGTCAAGGGCTACATCGGCCCCGGGGTGCTGGGGGAGAAGAACCCGTCGGGGATCCGCTACCTCGTGGACCCCCGGATCGTCGAGGGCACCCGCTGGGTGACCGGCGCCGACGTCGACGGCAGCCACGTGATCGACCTGGTCGCGGGGCGGGACTTCACCCCCGACGGCACCATCGAGGCCGCCGAGGTCCGCGACGGCGACCCCTGCCCGCGCTGCGAGGGGACCCTGGAGTCCGCCCGCGGCATCGAGATGGGCCACATCTTCCAGCTCGGCCGCAAGTACGCCGAGGCGCTCGACCTGCGGGTGCTCGACGAGAACGGCAAGCTCGTCACGGTCACGATGGGCTCCTACGGCATCGGGGTCTCCCGGGCGGTCGCGGCGATCGCCGAGAACACCCACGACGACCTCGGACTGGTGTGGCCCCGCGAGGTCGCCCCCGCGGACGTCCACCTGGTGGCGACCGGCAAGGACGAGGCCGTCTACGAGGCGGCGCGCACGCTGGCCGACGAGCTGCACGCCCGGGGGCTCACCGTCCTCTACGACGACCGGCCCAAGGTGTCGCCCGGGGTGAAGTTCAAGGACGCCGAGCTGATCGGCGTCCCGACGATCGTGGTGGTCGGCAAGGGCCTCGCCGACGGGGTCGTGGAGGTCAAGGACCGGGCGAGCGGGGAGCGGGAGAACGTCGCTGTCGACGCGGCGGCGGACCGGCTGAGGGAGGTAGCGCGTGGTTGA
- a CDS encoding HAD family hydrolase, which translates to MVDPGEPIEAVIFDWGGTLTPWHTVDFVEESLALAAAALESDASAAETLRLAADTVWGRSRDHHVSATIADIFAEAGLVHDEGMLTSYREFWEPHTLTDPDVLPLFSRLKVDGLKIGVLSNTVWPRDWHEDYFRRDGVLDMLDGAVYTSEVPWTKPAPEAFQAAADAVGVSGPGRCVFVGDRLFDDIWGAGQVGMRTILVPHSDIPRAQVGHTEGEPDAVVERLAHVYDVVASWRSAG; encoded by the coding sequence GTGGTTGACCCGGGGGAGCCGATCGAGGCCGTCATCTTCGACTGGGGCGGCACGCTGACGCCCTGGCACACCGTCGACTTCGTCGAGGAGAGCCTGGCCCTCGCGGCCGCAGCCCTGGAGTCCGACGCATCCGCCGCGGAGACGCTGCGGCTGGCCGCCGACACGGTCTGGGGGCGTTCGCGCGACCACCACGTGAGCGCGACGATCGCCGACATCTTCGCGGAGGCCGGACTCGTCCACGACGAGGGGATGCTCACGTCGTACCGCGAGTTCTGGGAGCCGCACACGCTCACCGACCCGGACGTGCTGCCGCTGTTCAGCCGGCTGAAGGTGGACGGGCTGAAGATCGGGGTGCTGTCCAACACCGTCTGGCCGCGGGACTGGCACGAGGACTACTTCCGGCGCGACGGCGTGCTCGACATGCTGGACGGCGCCGTCTACACCAGCGAGGTGCCGTGGACCAAGCCGGCACCCGAGGCCTTCCAGGCCGCCGCGGACGCGGTCGGGGTGAGCGGGCCCGGCCGCTGCGTGTTCGTCGGTGACCGGCTCTTCGACGACATCTGGGGCGCCGGGCAGGTCGGCATGCGCACCATCCTGGTGCCGCACAGCGACATCCCGCGGGCGCAGGTCGGTCACACCGAGGGCGAGCCCGACGCGGTCGTCGAGCGGCTGGCGCACGTGTACGACGTCGTGGCGAGCTGGCGGAGCGCCGGCTGA
- a CDS encoding zinc metalloprotease, whose protein sequence is MTRLRLRTATLAGAAALALTSLVAPAGASEPVADRTAGCFDPASVGAGSAAARGGFAERDHRDITAKQQAAIEARTARILAAKGNAKGKPGGGGGGGTGGGGTVSAGSIPVYVHVMMDKAGNGNVSSTQISNQIAVLNKTYGGQESSAASNTGFTFTLAGTDRFYNDQWHVDRQSSSYRSQTRQGGADALNIWLVDFGYLGIATFPWDYSRNPGIDGIRVHYDSVPGGGIANYNLGETATHEAGHWLGLYHTFQGGCTTTNDEVSDTPAQSSSTNGCPSGRDSCSLPGLDPIHNYMDYSYDTCYTEFTGQQTVRMQQMYTAYRA, encoded by the coding sequence ATGACCCGACTCCGTCTGCGCACCGCCACCCTCGCCGGCGCCGCCGCGCTCGCCCTCACCTCGCTGGTCGCCCCCGCCGGCGCCTCCGAGCCGGTGGCCGACCGCACGGCCGGCTGCTTCGACCCGGCTTCGGTCGGCGCCGGCTCCGCGGCCGCCCGTGGCGGCTTCGCCGAGCGCGACCACCGCGACATCACCGCCAAGCAGCAGGCGGCCATCGAGGCCCGCACCGCCCGCATCCTCGCCGCGAAGGGCAACGCCAAGGGCAAGCCCGGCGGCGGTGGCGGCGGCGGCACCGGCGGTGGCGGCACCGTCAGCGCCGGGAGCATCCCGGTCTACGTCCACGTCATGATGGACAAGGCCGGCAACGGCAACGTCAGCAGCACCCAGATCTCCAACCAGATCGCCGTCCTGAACAAGACCTACGGCGGCCAGGAGTCCAGCGCCGCCTCGAACACCGGGTTCACGTTCACGCTGGCCGGCACCGACCGCTTCTACAACGACCAGTGGCACGTGGACCGGCAGAGCTCGAGCTACCGCTCCCAGACCCGCCAGGGGGGCGCCGACGCGCTCAACATCTGGCTGGTCGACTTCGGCTACCTCGGCATCGCCACCTTCCCCTGGGACTACAGCCGCAACCCCGGCATCGACGGCATCCGGGTGCACTACGACTCCGTGCCCGGCGGCGGCATCGCCAACTACAACCTGGGGGAGACCGCGACCCACGAGGCCGGCCACTGGCTGGGGCTCTACCACACCTTCCAGGGCGGCTGCACGACCACGAACGACGAGGTGAGCGACACCCCGGCGCAGAGCAGCTCCACCAACGGCTGCCCGAGCGGCCGCGACTCCTGCTCGCTGCCGGGCCTCGACCCGATCCACAACTACATGGACTACAGCTACGACACCTGCTACACCGAGTTCACCGGGCAGCAGACCGTGCGCATGCAGCAGATGTACACCGCCTACCGCGCCTGA